The Poecilia reticulata strain Guanapo linkage group LG1, Guppy_female_1.0+MT, whole genome shotgun sequence DNA window acagtccaaaaacatgactgtcaggttaattggcctctccaaattgcccctaggtgtgagtgtgtgtgcatggttgtgtgtcctgtgtgtctctgtgttgccctgcgacagactggcgacctgttcagggtgaaacccgcctctcgcccggaacgttagctggagatgggcaccagcaccctcccgaccccactaagggacaagggtgtcaagaaaatgaatggatgaaaatggatggatggacagaatATCTTCAGACTACAGTATGTCTGCCTTCTGCAGCAGCTAAGtgcagtaaaaaataataaaaataaataaatccacatGCTTGTTTCCTGTTATGAAGGTGAACATTCACTTCCCCTTGTTTGTCGAAGCTCGATTCTGGTTCACACCTTGCAGAGCCGGACAGAACAATGTGAGCGACTGCGTAAGCATGCACACACAGTCAACTATCCAGCTTGTCCAGATCTTTGAAGTTGCTTAACAAGTCTTAAAGTCTCTCTCTGGCCTGTAGATCTGATTTGAGATTTCTTTCACAAACCCTGCATACAGTGAAATACATAATTCATAAACGATAATCTGTAATTATCATTGCATCTCATGACATATGGATCTTTCAGGCCTTAAAGGCAACGTAGAAGTTGAGTTTTATGAAGGAAGtggagtttgttttgttgtttccaaTTCAACTTGATTTACTTTAGCTTGAGTTTATGTAGAGGTTGGTAATATCAATGTGTTTCACTAAAATGGGGATTTCCTGTTATACTGCAGATTAATTTAAAGCtagttttctgcaaaaacacaacatttactAGAATTGTCTTTTGCAGTCCTAGTTCAAACATACAACATATAGAACgttaataaaactacattttcctttcgtttctttcatttatagtgcttacactgcaaaaacacaaaatcttaccaagtttttttttggtctagtttctggtgcaaatatctaaaTACAACAAACTAactgacaagtaacttttcGGCAAGATATATGAGATTGTGttaagcaaataattccttaatgtggATGAATAAATAtcagctccactggcagattatgtcatttaaaacaacaatgcaaaaaaaattaagtcttaccaagtacttttggtgTATTTTGTCAGTACAAATATCTTTCTACagttgaaataagtcaaaactatcttacaagtaacttttctgcaagatacaggagcttgttttaagtcaatatttttaatgctgattaaaaaaaagttcactgGCAATTTATTTATACCAATAAGAGATttttcatgttataagtgaaacgATTTGCacatggaactagtacttttttcatcaataatagAGAATCATTTACTTTAAACATGCcattatatcttgctgaaaagttacttgtaagttagttttgtcttatttcaaatgtaccaagatatttgctctagaaactaaaactactcagtaatattttgtatttttgaagttaCTTTCCAATAGAACTTCATGTGGATCTACTTTTACTACATCATGCATAGATTTCATGGAAAGTGTAGTTCAAAGACGATGAAAACACTTCCTATCTATCGAGATATCTATTcaggtttctttatttttttgtgaatgttcCTGTTGTCTTGTCAACACGCGTGTGTCCTCCTGCAGGCCAAGCCCAGTGAGACTGACTTAAAGGGAGTGGCTCTCTACCTGGAGGACAAACCAGTTTCTGTCTGCCTGGGGTGTGACCACCAACCAGTCCTACCCAGCCAACACTCTTCCCTACATCCACCACTCTGTCACCTGCAGCTCACCTCAcaccttcttctcctcttcctcctccgcgCGCTGAAGAAGAGAATGCCTCTGCAGTCCACTCTGTCCGGCAGGAACTCCAACCAGGCGGTGAGCTCTCAGTGGGACGGGAAGTCGTTTGAGCAGCTCAGGCAGGAGTGTCTCCAGAAGGGGGTTCTGTTTGAGGACCCGGACTTCCCCGCAACTGATGCCTCGCTCTTCTTCAGCCAGAGCGTTCCTGTGCAGATCGAATGGAAGAGGCCGCGGGTATGTAGGCTTTGAGACATCACAGCTGGTTGATGTTTGGGACGCAAAAATCTGTTGAAAggaaatatatttactttttatattagTAAATGAAAGCTatagtgcaaaaacacaaagggttaataaagtaatattggtctagtttctagcacaaatatattagtacacttgaaatgagagaaaactaatttgcaagatatagaagctaaatccttaatgaaaaagtactaattataagtgaaataatctgccgatGGAGCTAGTAGTTTCTTAATTAATCGAcatcaaggaattattgactcttATGtactgctgaaaagttacttttaagttagtttttgtcatatttaaagagttcttagatatttgcactataaactagatTAAAACACTTggtatgattttgtgtttttgcagtgtaagcaaagtagaagaagaaggaaatgaAGGGAAAGTTTAATGTTATGAACTTTTtatgtgttgtgtgtttgtacTAGGCCTGCCACTAACAGTTATTTTAGATTGATCTattgattaatcggataaaataAATCggcacattctacagatttttcatttaaccacataAGCTTTCttatgcaatattaaaaaaacatacaacatgaaactaaataattcacattattttttaaaacaagaaagcaaagaaagcaagaaagcaaacattttatttcaataccATATTAGTACTTTAGTGTATTTGAAACTGGGTGAAGCTGATATTATGCCAATTTTAGACAAAtatgctttcattttaaatgcaaaatgcatacatttgcaaaacaatttatatatatatatatatattgtacacttttggcttaattattgctctgaatgttttttttccttcacaaaatggccttttttgagtctatgctccagttaacgattaattgataacTAAATTAGTTcacgattatttcagtaattgattaatcacgattaatcatttcagctgtAGTTTGTACTCTCAGTTAGCAAACCTGATCTGACTGAAACTTTTTGTAAATGGAGCAGGTAGTATCCACGTTTAACTTATCTGTAGTAAAAATGTCAGTAGAGGGTTTGCAGGTTTCTCTTTACCTCTTTGTTTACCCATTAACCCATTTTTGCCCCACCTTTGTATCTCAtctagtggaaaaaaaactcgCCCCTCTACTTTGTTACAATCGCTGTACATTTTTACTCGGGGCGTTTTTTTCTGAGTAAATGCTTCAGCTGCCatcctggtgtgtgtgtgctgtgtgtaTTTTCTGTTAGTGGCTGACTGGGATTTCAGACTGATTGATATGTTTGGAATGTGAACACGCCTATCAGGAACGCTCCTGGTGTggcctttaaaaatcaaccaacctgtttcctttcttgtttttttctgtcacttttacaGGAGATATGTAAAAACCCAAAGTTCATCGTTGGTGGTGCGGACAGGACGGATATTTGCCAAGGACAGCTTGGTGAGTGGTTCTGCTATTTGTCTctggctacgttcacacagcagacaAACGCGATTTGTATCCGGCGTTTTCACCGAAATCTGATCATTTCACCCCTCCTAAAATATCCGATCTGTGCCTCTTCCGTGTGGCACTGATTCGGATATCCGATTGTTTTCGAAGAGTCAGTGCGCCGCAAAACACCATCACTAGTACTTGTGGTTCTTTTCTATTAGCTTCCTTCctgtttcatatattttttttattttactatcgGCTCTCATtgctaaacaatttaaaaaatgaatccatAAACGGCTCCATCCATTATTACTTCTGTAAACAGAGCGCTGCTGTGACGTCAACGTTCTTCGTCTGCGCATGCGGGTCACCTTGGGGGCATAACCGTTCACACATAAATCTCATTGCGATTGGTAGTATGAAcgaaaaaatatctgatttcagaaaaaatatggaTTTGGCATCGAGACCTGCGGTGTGAATATCGCTTATTACTTCCGTAAACAATGCGCTGGGTGAGTGACGtcaacgttcttcttctgcCATGCGGGTTCGCTTTAAGGACGAGTTTAATTTGTAGTATGAACGACCACACAAGAACATCGGATTTCATCCAAAATTTTTAATTGTACGACTCTTAGGGCCattgcagataaaaaaagatgagtaaagtttttccaaaaacacagaaattttctagaaaacacacatttctgatctccaaaagtcaaaaatctgctagaaaaaaaataagaaattttgatattattaatctcagaaattttctaaaaacttggacatttctgagtgtgagaagtagaaaatgttcaacttttgaaactagAACATTTGTAAATGTCCAAAAAGTTTGACtatttaaactcagaaattttcatgtttttttttctataattttttttaatgttttctggcaaatgttcaacttttcaaacccaagatgttcttatttttctcaaaaatttctgagattcattTCCAAATccttgagtttttttctctttttttcctgtcttcaATGGCCTAATACTGTACACCATGATGGAGTTGACCATTAAGACCTGCTTCACAGccatatttttcatttgctcATCCTTGGGGTACATATTGTTTTGTTGCCATAGGGGACTGTTGGCTCCTAGCAGCCATCGCCTCATTAACTCTGAAGAAAGAAGCTCTGGCTCGAGTTGTTCCCCACGATCAAGACTTTGACAGTGGATACGCCGGCATTTTTCACTTCCAGGTACACAACTGTTTGACTCCTGAGAGGGGagactgatttgttttaaatgccatgatacttttattttacaaaagctTCAAGGGAAAAGGTGAATGAGAATACAGTTTAATTTATGCATTAACTTTGAATTTATCCTCCTATAAGCCATTTAGCCAATAcacaaatatgttgatcaatgttccacttACTAGTAGTTAAAAACAACTGAGTAGGTGgggttttagtcttgatttCAAGGAACTCGATattcttcaggtgataaaaggcTGACTTTgaaactgtctttatgtgggtctcaaggttcaggtcagagtccaccACTAGATTTGGGGCCTGATCACTACTTTCTCaatcaaataaagttttcagCTTCCTTTGGGCTCGGATGAATAcctttattttcagtaataagaACAGAATTTAGAGTCACTTTGTTTCAAAACTCTTGCTATATATAGCCAAGtttaagaaagaataaaagctgatttgggtgTTGCAAAGTtggtttttcagtaaaaaatctcttggttttaccttttgttaaaacttggttataaaaacacaaatattttatgttgaactttacattttttgtgtgtaagaaaattatgttggtaACAATTTTGACCCTGAATACAAATTGAAAGTATCCATCTGAATCTATTGGCCAAACTTGTAGAATTTTTGAGTTGTAGTTGGGGCCGCACAAAATCAGTCCAAGGACCATAAGTGGCCCCTGCGCCCCCCTTTTAACACCCCTGTTCTAACTGTAATAACTGGAGCTGTGCCCTGACTTCATCGTGAAAGATAACAgcttaagttttgtttttgtccagctGGAGAAATCTATGGCACCACTACACATTTATCTGCTCTAAGCGTTTGGATGGGTAGAGCCCACagggaaaataattattttatacatatgtatatttacagtgtttttacaATGAAGGGAGACCAGACTGAattattttgtgatgttttctgtcttaTAAGTTCTGGCAACATAACAAATGGCTGGACGTGGTGGTGGACGACCGGCTGCCGTCGGTGAGAAACCGGCTCATCATGCTTCACTCTGCCTCCAACGACGAGTTCTGGAGCGCCTTGCTGGAGAAAGCCTACGCCAAGTAAGCAACGCCGATAGCAGATcttcccgaccccactaagggacaagggtgcaagaaaatggatggatggatggatggacagcaGATCTCActagctgcttttccattaacCACAGAACTGCgcaaattaaaagaacaaaaataaattcgcTTAATGGAAACTCGCTAATTCCGAAAATAAAATTGACGTTTTTCGACAAGAAGTTTTTTTCGTTAGGATGAAgctgtttttcagccatatggaaatacttttttccccGCGTCAtgcgagtcacgtgatcaacccACGAAgacgatgacaggaagtagtaggagaattatgttttttgttgttttttcggACAATGTGCAGCTAGCTTCACCAGAGCTCTCGCAGCTTTGCACAGTtcattaaaagttgtgtttaatCCATATCTCAGACTCTTTCGTAAATTTACCGACTACAATCCCCCCCTCAAAAGCCTCATAGCTGACGCTAGACGCCAGCGtctcttctgattggctgatagattaTGCTAGCCATGTGCTAGCGCTTTGGCTGAACTATGAATAAATctcatgtaaatgtttacatcaatttttaaataacttattaCGTGGAtaagcttattcacatgtgatttaaatttaatttcgtATTTAtcggaaacaccgcaattgcaaaattgtgtttttcttttcgacattagcagaatggCGACAAAGATTTAcgcacatttttaatgaaaacgcAGCTATTGGCTGGACCAAAGTTGCAGCAGTAATGAGTTTCATTACTTAATCCAGTTTTGTTTATGGTTTATGTTAGAGTTAACGGCAGCTACGAGTCCCTGAAAGGCGGCAGCACCATGGAGGCCATGGAGGACTTCACTGGTGGAGTTGGAGAGATGTATGAAACCAAGAGCGCCCCAGATGACCTGTTCACAATCATGAAGAAGGCCTTGGACAGAGGATCCATGATGGGATGCTCCATTGATGTAAGAATACATCATCAAAACATTATGTGTTAATGAATGTCTTTTATGACGATGAatcagctggagataggcaccagcaaccctcccgaccccactaagggacaagggtgcaagaaaatggatggaagccCTTCAGCTCAGCTTTCTGGTTCAAACATGTCTGGATtctttgatttgtatttttatttttttgtccagatCACCAGCTCAGCAGAGTCTGAAGCCAAGACCAGCACAGGCCTTGTGAAAGGTCACGCATACTCCATTACCGGCCTGGAAGAGGTAAGACTACTCACCAGATCATATATTCTAAATAGGTTTTTAGTACACATGATTATCAAACTAGACATCCAATTGAAGATGTCGATCTTAACACTTACCAAAAAAACATATAGTAGACGGATCAGACGAATTaatttcaaagagctttaaaaaggcatttacaaataaaaacaactaaactgaATGATTCTTCATGTTACATTataatattatgtttttctaTATCTGTTGCTTGACATATTGAAGTCTATCTTCTGccaaattattgaataaatacacataagagctaaaaaacaaaatatgtttattgtttttaatctattatTTGCATCAGATTGATACAATGCTTTTATACCTCTTCAGCTTTCCATTATTTCAAGAACCACTGATTATTCATGCAACGTCttagaaaaaaagctttttagaAACGATTATTGACACTGACGTTAGCGTTTGGGACGGCTGtcctgctgctacatgtttagctttgagatgctattttaggcttgaacaGCTGCACTGACTCCTGTTAGCAcatcttgaacacaacaatagtATTTTCTAACATCCCAtcagttttttaagcaaaaattaacCCAGTGGGTCGAGAGAAGCAGCGTTGTCGTCCCTCCCTGTTTGAGGTGTGCGGCAGATTTGCAGGCCTACCAGAAACACACAACTATAAAGGCTCCAGTGcgattcatgtttttaaaatgttaatgtaattACAATGTTTATTGTGTTAAAAtccatgtaattaattaatcaaaagtGACATATAAAATAACGTAATAGTACTTTCCACTTCCACCTGCCTTGTTGACATCAGAATGTTTGAACTCAGATCAACTTCAGTTCATGTTGAAGAGAAACTCTGTTTGTTTGAATGCTCCAGTGATGCCAGTTACTAATAAACAGCATTAAATTTGAAACTATCTTCATTCTGTCATGTGAACTGAACTTTTCAGAGAAATCTACCTTTACACTGTCATACTATGTTAGACTATGTAGAGCTCAGATCATaacaaaaatcttattttgcttttcaggTGAATTTCCGAGGCCAGAAAGTGAAGTTGATTCGAATCAGAAACCCCTGGGGTCAAGTCGAGTGGAACGGCCGCTGGAGTGACAAGTAAGAGGAAAAGACTGGCCTAttctgactttcaaaataaaagacttgcattattatgacaTGTAAAGCCCAGTTTAGAaaaattttctaatttttaaacttttattcacACAATTTTTCCTCATCTTTCCATTAATCATAAGAATCAGCAGACTCAATCATAGTGCACAGTTAAGACTTTCTGCATATCAAGAATGTTCCGGTTCCTGTCTgaatgttctggttccagtctgAATGTTCTGGTCTGAATGTTCCAGTTCCAGTCTGAATGTTCTGGTTCCTGTCTGAATGTTCTGGTTCCTGTCAGAATGTTCCGGTTCTGGTCTGTTTCAGTGCCAGAGAGTGGGATTATGTCGACAAAGCAGAAAAGACACGAATCCTGCAGAATTCAACTGATGACGGTGAATTTTGGTGAGACCTCAgccttaatttttattttatctgattaaaattaaagaatcaaaaataaaaaaaaacaagaatacatGTACAGcatatttacatacacaaaaAACCATGTTTTCCAACATACAGTAATCATTTTAGCTGCTGTCCTTgtctgaaaagaagaaagaagtttACACTTTTTAACTGCTATTCTTCAATGAGGCTTAAATCAAAATACATGTGACAGTTTATATCAACATCTtaagtaaaaacacaattttatacTATACATGTGCATTTGTTAAATATGTGTATCTGAATCATTTGCATAATAAGAATACCccatattattttactgtttatgtCTGTCTTTCATCTTCCatttaactgttaaaaatataatttaataccttttttcaatatatttatgCTTGTGCATTGTTTCATGTCTTTAGCCAAACTCCCTCCACAGCTCGATAAACACCTGCTTTTtcattgtctttttattttaaattcatataTCCCCTTAAATTGTGCCCTTGTATTCACGTCAAACATCAGCCAAAAATAACAGAATCAcaattaacacaaaataaaaacgatCAGAGCGCGGACCCATCAGAGAAGTTAAGGTTGTATTTCATAAACTCCTCCACACGCAGAAGCCACAGAGAAACGCTTTTATTTGTGTGGTTTTGACTCCAGGATGGAGTTTGAGGACTTCAAGAGGAACTATGACAAGGTGGAGATCTGCAACATGAGCCCCGACGCCCTGGAGGACGACACCAAGCGCCACTGGGAGGTCAACGTTTTCGAGGGCAACTGGATCCGCGGCTCCACCGCCGGAGGCTGCAGGAACTACATCGGTGAGACTTTTCATCTGGAGCAGAAGTCTGCAACCGTTACAGCCCAGAGACATTTTTTACCTCAGTTCAGCTGAATTAACTCATTTAGAGACACTAATTTCACAGGAAGGTTTGAGAAAAGACAACTTGTAATGTTTGGTAAATGGCCACTGTGagaattgtttaatttttaaagaaccaccattttttattttacattttttaggtATCAGAATGTACAAAATTATAATTGCTTTACAGAAAGAGgataaatgcattttcttatATTGAAATTagatatttgtgaaaaatgttttaaaaagataaagttCATAGTTTCCCAGTCATGGCAAGAAAATTACATCTAGAACATAAAACTGGtattttttgcaacattttgtgttttaaattaaatgcaaatgttactataaaaaacaaaaactactaaaacatgcatttgtaattatattgagaattaaaaacattatccAGTGTTTTTTGGAGTCTGTGTAAGATCTACTGCAGACAGCAGGaccctgcactgcaaaaacataaaatcttaaagtattttttgtctagtttctggtgcaaatatctcagcacactt harbors:
- the capn9 gene encoding calpain-9, which gives rise to MKMDGWTEYLQTTVNIHFPLFVEARFWFTPCRAGQNNAKPSETDLKGVALYLEDKPVSVCLGCDHQPVLPSQHSSLHPPLCHLQLTSHLLLLFLLRALKKRMPLQSTLSGRNSNQAVSSQWDGKSFEQLRQECLQKGVLFEDPDFPATDASLFFSQSVPVQIEWKRPREICKNPKFIVGGADRTDICQGQLGDCWLLAAIASLTLKKEALARVVPHDQDFDSGYAGIFHFQFWQHNKWLDVVVDDRLPSVRNRLIMLHSASNDEFWSALLEKAYAKVNGSYESLKGGSTMEAMEDFTGGVGEMYETKSAPDDLFTIMKKALDRGSMMGCSIDITSSAESEAKTSTGLVKGHAYSITGLEEVNFRGQKVKLIRIRNPWGQVEWNGRWSDNAREWDYVDKAEKTRILQNSTDDGEFWMEFEDFKRNYDKVEICNMSPDALEDDTKRHWEVNVFEGNWIRGSTAGGCRNYIDTFWTNPQFKLQLEDADDDDDVCSVVIALMQKNRRKLRKEGLDLETIGFAVYEAPDEEDQVGKDFFRYHPSKARSRTYINMREVSERFTLPPGKYLLVPTTFQPHQEADFLIRIFSEKKAEAIEMGTNVDADLPEPPLPSAPEDETEEEKGLRRLFEQLAGSDKAICVNELQEMLNGVLSRRREIKFDGVSLSTCHSIINLMDVDNTGKMEFQEFKVFWDKMKKWIMLFLSFDTDRSGKMSSYELRTALKAAGMNLNNQLLQLIGLRFADDNYDIDFDDYLTCIVRLENMFRVFQALDEHNRGRVRMNMMQFLLLSMNV